In Piliocolobus tephrosceles isolate RC106 chromosome 6, ASM277652v3, whole genome shotgun sequence, the following are encoded in one genomic region:
- the BCL11B gene encoding B-cell lymphoma/leukemia 11B isoform X6 → MSRRKQGNPQHLSQRELITRKDEPSSYICTTCKQPFNSAWFLLQHAQNTHGFRIYLEPGPASSSLTPRLTIPPPLGPEAVAQSPLMNFLGDSNPFNLLRMTGPILRDHPGFGEGRLPGTPPLFSPPPRHHLDPHRLSAEEMGLVAQHPSAFDRVMRLNPMAIDSPAMDFSRRLRELAGNSSTPPPVSPGRGNPMHRLLNPFQPSPKSPFLSTPPLPPMPPGGTPPPQPPAKSKSCEFCGKTFKFQSNLIVHRRSHTGEKPYKCQLCDHACSQASKLKRHMKTHMHKAGSLAGRSDDGLSAASSPEPGTSELAGEGLKAADGDFRHHESDPSLGHEPEEEDEEEEEEEEELLLENESRPESSFSMDSELSRNRENGGGGVAGVPGAGGGAAKALADEKALVLGKVMENVGLGALPQYGELLADKQKRGAFLKRTAGGGDAGDDDDAGGCGDAGAGGAVNGRGGGFAPGTEPFPGLFPRKPAPLPSPGLNSAAKRIKVEKDLELPPAALIPSENVYSQWLVGYAASRHFMKDPFLGFTDARQSPFATSSEHSSENGSLRFSTPPGDLLDGGLSGRSGTASGGSTPHLGGPGPGRPSSKEGRRSDTCEYCGKVFKNCSNLTVHRRSHTGERPYKCELCNYACAQSSKLTRHMKTHGQIGKEVYRCDICQMPFSVYSTLEKHMKKWHGEHLLTNDVKIEQAERS, encoded by the coding sequence GTAAAGATGAGCCTTCCAGCTACATTTGCACAACATGCAAGCAGCCCTTCAACAGCGCGTGGTTCCTGCTGCAGCACGCGCAGAACACGCACGGCTTCCGCATCTACCTGGAGCCCGGGCCGGCCAGCAGCTCGCTCACGCCACGGCTCACCATCCCGCCGCCGCTCGGGCCGGAGGCCGTGGCGCAGTCCCCGCTCATGAATTTCCTGGGCGACAGCAACCCCTTCAACCTGCTGCGCATGACGGGCCCCATCCTGCGGGACCACCCGGGCTTCGGCGAGGGCCGCCTGCCGGGCACGCCGCCTCTCTTCAGCCCCCCGCCGCGCCACCACCTGGACCCGCACCGCCTCAGTGCCGAGGAGATGGGGCTCGTTGCCCAGCACCCCAGTGCCTTCGACCGAGTCATGCGCCTGAACCCCATGGCCATCGACTCACCCGCCATGGACTTCTCGCGGCGGCTCCGCGAGCTGGCAGGCAACAGCTCCACGCCGCCGCCCGTGTCCCCGGGCCGCGGAAACCCTATGCACCGGCTCCTGAACCCCTTCCAGCCCAGCCCCAAGTCCCCGTTCCTGAGCACGCCGCCGCTGCCGCCCATGCCCCCTGGCGGCACGCCGCCCCCGCAGCCGCCGGCCAAGAGCAAGTCGTGCGAGTTCTGCGGCAAGACCTTCAAGTTCCAGAGCAATCTCATCGTGCACAGGCGCAGTCACACGGGCGAGAAGCCCTACAAGTGCCAGCTGTGCGACCACGCATGCTCGCAGGCCAGCAAGCTCAAGCGCCACATGAAGACGCACATGCACAAGGCGGGCTCGCTGGCTGGCCGCTCCGACGACGGGCTCTCGGCCGCCAGCTCCCCCGAGCCCGGCACAAGCGAGCTGGCGGGCGAGGGCCTCAAGGCGGCCGATGGCGACTTCCGCCACCATGAGAGCGACCCATCGCTGGGCCACGAGccggaggaggaggacgaggaggaagaggaggaggaggaggagttgctGCTGGAGAACGAGAGCCGGCCCGAGTCGAGCTTCAGCATGGACTCGGAGCTGAGCCGCAACCGCGAGAACGGCGGTGGCGGGGTGGCCGGGGTCCCGGGCGCGGGGGGCGGCGCGGCCAAGGCACTGGCTGACGAGAAGGCGCTGGTGCTGGGCAAGGTCATGGAGAACGTGGGCCTGGGCGCACTGCCGCAGTACGGCGAGCTCCTGGCTGACAAGCAGAAGCGCGGCGCCTTCCTGAAGCGCACGGCTGGCGGCGGGGACGCGGGCGACGACGACGACGCGGGTGGCTGCGGGGACGCGGGCGCGGGCGGCGCGGTCAACGGGCGCGGGGGCGGCTTCGCGCCGGGCACCGAGCCTTTCCCTGGGCTTTTCCCGCGCAAGCCCGCGCCGCTGCCCAGCCCGGGGCTCAACAGCGCCGCCAAACGCATCAAGGTGGAGAAGGACCTGGAGCTGCCGCCCGCCGCGCTCATCCCGTCTGAGAACGTGTACTCGCAGTGGCTGGTGGGCTACGCGGCGTCGCGGCACTTCATGAAGGACCCCTTCCTGGGCTTCACGGACGCACGACAGTCGCCCTTCGCCACGTCGTCTGAGCACTCGTCCGAGAACGGCAGCCTGCGCTTCTCCACGCCGCCCGGGGACCTGCTGGACGGCGGCCTCTCGGGCCGCAGTGGCACGGCCAGCGGAGGCAGCACCCCGCACCTGGGCGGCCCTGGCCCCGGGCGGCCCAGCTCCAAGGAGGGCCGCCGCAGCGACACGTGCGAGTACTGCGGCAAGGTGTTCAAGAACTGCAGCAACCTGACGGTGCACAGGCGGAGCCACACCGGCGAGCGGCCTTACAAGTGCGAGCTGTGCAACTACGCATGCGCGCAGAGCAGCAAGCTCACACGCCACATGAAGACGCACGGGCAGATCGGCAAGGAGGTGTACCGCTGCGACATCTGCCAGATGCCCTTCAGCGTCTACAGCACCCTggagaaacacatgaaaaagtggCACGGCGAGCACTTGCTGACTAACGACGTCAAAATCGAGCAGGCCGAGAGGAGCTAA